In Candidatus Nitronauta litoralis, one DNA window encodes the following:
- a CDS encoding cytochrome c: MDNVLKKTIFFLQAFIVMLCLSFSFTGQSIAADSIFKKNKCTQCHRLSPDTPLEQRKGPDLFFAGDKFQASWLVNWLQQPDPIRLSGFIADAGFLKGKPSIATPHPKLEKESAETIVENLMKLKSGALENTPTAELEEPLSKGKRFKFKILFEREYGCISCHQSVNLAGQPRGGVSGPILLDAGDRLNAGWVYHWLKNPEVFEKRGRMPRFKLNEEELKALTRYVMWHKKSGDKK, from the coding sequence ATGGACAATGTTCTAAAGAAAACAATTTTTTTCCTGCAGGCTTTCATTGTTATGCTATGCCTGAGTTTCAGTTTTACCGGGCAATCCATTGCTGCAGATTCAATTTTCAAAAAGAACAAATGCACCCAATGTCACCGTTTGAGCCCAGACACCCCCCTGGAACAGCGCAAGGGACCCGACTTGTTTTTTGCTGGAGACAAGTTCCAGGCCTCCTGGCTTGTCAACTGGCTGCAACAACCTGACCCGATCCGCCTCTCAGGCTTCATCGCCGACGCGGGATTTCTAAAAGGGAAACCATCCATCGCGACACCCCACCCGAAGCTCGAAAAAGAATCAGCGGAAACCATCGTGGAAAATCTGATGAAATTGAAATCAGGTGCGCTGGAAAATACCCCCACAGCTGAACTGGAAGAACCACTCAGTAAAGGCAAGCGTTTCAAATTTAAAATATTATTTGAAAGAGAGTATGGCTGCATCTCCTGTCATCAGTCTGTAAATCTGGCGGGACAACCTCGTGGAGGTGTTTCCGGCCCAATACTCTTAGACGCGGGTGACCGATTAAACGCAGGCTGGGTATACCACTGGCTGAAAAACCCCGAGGTGTTTGAAAAACGCGGACGCATGCCACGGTTCAAGTTGAATGAGGAGGAATTGAAGGCCCTGACTCGATACGTTATGTGGCACAAAAAAAGCGGGGATAAAAAATAA
- a CDS encoding c-type cytochrome: MSSLNFKKAALVALLLFFPLFAGGCGEKKDDQQTEKPPATETTEPVPESLQPEPSPVVKAHPVTAKTRETYQWYCAQCHGIKGKGNGINAPHTAVPPRDHTKSTYLETRSDEQLFHVIKFGGLAGGRAPCMPSWGHTLDDNMIHSLVNYIRELCGCEYL, encoded by the coding sequence ATGTCCAGTTTAAATTTTAAAAAGGCCGCTTTGGTTGCACTGCTTTTATTCTTTCCATTGTTTGCCGGTGGTTGTGGAGAAAAAAAAGATGACCAACAAACTGAAAAGCCCCCGGCAACAGAGACAACAGAACCCGTTCCTGAATCACTGCAACCAGAACCTTCACCTGTAGTGAAAGCTCATCCGGTAACGGCCAAAACCCGTGAAACCTACCAATGGTATTGTGCCCAGTGTCATGGCATTAAAGGGAAGGGAAACGGAATCAATGCGCCCCACACTGCGGTACCACCACGCGACCACACCAAGTCCACATATCTGGAAACGCGAAGTGACGAACAGTTGTTCCACGTCATCAAGTTTGGTGGATTAGCCGGTGGCCGTGCTCCCTGTATGCCGAGCTGGGGGCATACTCTGGATGACAACATGATCCATTCACTGGTTAACTATATCCGTGAATTATGCGGATGCGAGTACTTGTGA
- a CDS encoding DUF1015 domain-containing protein yields the protein MVDVVPFSGFLYNRDKTGGLEQVIAPPYDVIRPEMQDALYNRHPFNVVRLILGKQFPEDTDTNNRYTRAAKNFHSWKENSILVQDASPAFYVHSQKYEFEGRSITRTGFFARVKLEEFERGNICPHEFTLAKAKQDRAQLIRACKANFSPIFGLFSDPSKQVDERLQSAMKADPDYQVHYEEIQNRLWRVTDAETLAFLSNQLQNCKVTIADGHHRYETALGYFQEHGKEVPDAGWVLMFLTNLEADGLAIYPTHRQIKVPGTFNRLEFESRLQEFFEIIPQPKNATTPILLSSLANEGKANISFCVYFGAGEASILRLKNIDLASPLREKDEPKDLLQLDVYQLHTLVLKHILGINTRTPEGQAHLQYNVRAEEARKHIDAGQQDMVIFMNTTPIGKVREMAEKGIRLPQKATYFYPKLLSGLVINAFKT from the coding sequence ATGGTTGACGTTGTACCATTTTCAGGTTTTCTTTACAACCGGGACAAGACGGGAGGATTGGAACAAGTCATAGCCCCTCCTTACGATGTGATCCGTCCGGAAATGCAGGACGCTCTTTACAACCGTCATCCCTTCAACGTGGTCCGACTCATCCTTGGGAAGCAATTCCCGGAAGACACTGACACCAACAACCGATACACACGCGCGGCAAAAAATTTTCATTCCTGGAAAGAGAATTCAATTCTTGTTCAGGATGCGTCTCCCGCATTTTATGTTCATAGTCAGAAATACGAATTCGAAGGCCGATCGATCACGCGTACCGGTTTTTTTGCTCGAGTCAAACTGGAAGAATTCGAACGGGGCAATATCTGCCCCCACGAATTTACGCTGGCCAAAGCCAAGCAGGACCGGGCTCAGCTTATCCGTGCCTGCAAAGCCAATTTCAGTCCGATATTCGGCCTCTTCTCGGATCCATCCAAACAGGTAGATGAGCGGTTACAATCAGCCATGAAAGCCGATCCCGATTATCAGGTCCACTATGAAGAAATTCAAAACCGTTTGTGGCGCGTCACAGATGCCGAAACCCTCGCGTTTCTATCCAATCAACTTCAAAACTGCAAGGTGACCATAGCAGACGGACACCATCGATACGAAACGGCATTGGGTTACTTTCAAGAGCATGGGAAAGAAGTGCCGGATGCCGGGTGGGTGCTCATGTTTCTCACCAATCTTGAGGCAGACGGCCTCGCCATTTACCCCACCCATCGGCAAATCAAGGTACCGGGGACCTTTAACCGGCTGGAATTTGAAAGCAGACTACAGGAATTTTTTGAAATCATTCCCCAGCCAAAAAATGCGACCACGCCAATACTACTCAGTTCACTGGCCAATGAGGGAAAAGCGAACATTTCATTTTGCGTTTATTTCGGCGCGGGTGAGGCATCAATTCTTCGCCTGAAAAATATAGACCTCGCCAGTCCATTGCGTGAAAAGGACGAACCGAAAGACTTGCTGCAACTGGATGTTTATCAATTACACACCCTGGTTCTGAAACACATTCTGGGAATCAATACACGCACACCGGAGGGTCAGGCTCACCTGCAATATAATGTGAGAGCAGAAGAGGCCCGGAAACATATAGACGCGGGGCAACAGGATATGGTTATTTTTATGAACACCACACCTATAGGAAAGGTCCGGGAGATGGCTGAAAAAGGAATCCGCCTGCCACAGAAAGCGACCTACTTTTATCCAAAGTTGCTGTCGGGACTCGTCATCAACGCATTCAAGACATGA
- a CDS encoding YihA family ribosome biogenesis GTP-binding protein, producing MKIHRAEFITGAVQPKQYPDTALPEVAFAGRSNVGKSSLLNSLLNRKKLVKTSSTPGKTQEINFFDINSRWIFTDLPGYGFAKAPSSVRKKWGVMIERYLTGREPLKLVVLILDIRRNPTDLDLQMQEWLEHYQIPYLLVATKADKLKQGETARQLKKIKAEFDPEGTQQVIAYSSQSDLGRKILWGKIRNFLLEETTEATSSIPPNEI from the coding sequence ATGAAAATCCATCGCGCAGAATTTATTACGGGGGCCGTGCAACCCAAACAATATCCCGACACGGCTTTACCGGAAGTGGCATTCGCCGGACGTTCCAATGTCGGCAAATCATCTCTGCTGAACTCCCTGCTGAACAGGAAAAAGCTGGTGAAAACCAGCTCGACTCCGGGTAAAACTCAGGAAATAAATTTTTTTGATATCAATAGCCGCTGGATTTTTACTGACTTGCCGGGCTATGGATTTGCCAAGGCCCCGTCATCGGTGAGAAAAAAATGGGGTGTGATGATCGAGCGTTATCTGACCGGCCGTGAACCGTTAAAGCTGGTGGTTCTCATTCTCGACATTCGCCGAAACCCGACGGACCTCGATCTGCAAATGCAGGAATGGCTGGAGCACTACCAGATCCCCTACCTTCTGGTCGCCACAAAAGCAGACAAACTCAAGCAGGGAGAAACTGCGCGCCAACTAAAAAAAATCAAAGCTGAATTTGATCCGGAAGGGACACAACAGGTAATTGCCTATTCCAGCCAGTCAGACCTGGGCCGAAAAATCCTCTGGGGGAAAATCAGAAACTTCCTGCTGGAAGAAACCACAGAAGCGACTTCTTCCATCCCCCCAAACGAAATTTAA
- a CDS encoding (2Fe-2S) ferredoxin domain-containing protein, whose protein sequence is MPKPAYHIFVCNNTRPPGHPRGSCGENNAMAVLEKFGMGIEQRMLFGKALLSNTGCMGPCSNGPVVVVYPDGVWYKGVQPDDVDEILDSHIVNGKKVERLEIPDDMWG, encoded by the coding sequence ATGCCGAAACCTGCTTATCATATATTCGTTTGCAACAACACACGTCCACCGGGCCACCCTCGGGGTTCCTGTGGTGAAAACAACGCCATGGCCGTTCTGGAAAAATTTGGAATGGGAATCGAACAACGCATGTTGTTTGGAAAAGCGCTATTGTCCAACACCGGCTGTATGGGCCCCTGTTCCAATGGTCCTGTTGTGGTCGTTTATCCCGATGGTGTCTGGTATAAGGGGGTGCAGCCGGATGATGTTGATGAAATCCTTGATTCGCACATCGTCAACGGCAAGAAAGTCGAACGGTTGGAAATCCCTGACGATATGTGGGGGTAA
- a CDS encoding phosphotransferase, which yields MSIPLSKTALMRLSPDEIKNRLSQKGVVHPSQIEIQPLTGDASTRRYFRLILDTRIASDDSNTLMAMQLDEPEQGEMDWLLIQDYLANLNLPVPKVYDYFKEDGILVLEDLGDITLEQRLQDAEPSQVDLWMDKAVDLIATLQSKAVIPKSPAFERRFDVEKLMWEFDFMLEHYAVGLLGNPPPEGLLKKLRAEMTSLCTRLEAITPCYCHRDYHSRNLMVRGDQLVLIDFQDARLGPPQYDLVSLLRDSYHPLPESTVRKKTERFLQKKEALENKPIDREEFLVGFDLMAIQRGLKAIGTFAYQKTVLGNARYEPCIAGTLPNVKHALSRRPELTKLKNALQEALPPLQNSADLL from the coding sequence ATGAGTATTCCCCTTTCCAAAACAGCGTTGATGCGCCTTTCACCAGATGAAATAAAAAACCGCCTGAGCCAAAAGGGTGTGGTGCATCCCTCCCAGATTGAAATTCAACCACTCACGGGGGATGCTTCCACGCGCCGTTATTTCAGACTGATCCTCGATACCAGAATAGCGTCGGATGATTCAAACACTCTCATGGCGATGCAATTGGATGAACCCGAGCAAGGGGAAATGGACTGGCTCCTCATTCAGGATTACCTGGCCAACCTTAACCTCCCCGTTCCCAAGGTCTATGATTACTTCAAGGAAGATGGCATTCTCGTGCTTGAAGACCTGGGGGATATCACTCTCGAACAACGCCTCCAGGATGCAGAACCCTCCCAGGTAGATTTGTGGATGGACAAGGCAGTCGATCTGATTGCCACGCTACAAAGCAAGGCCGTAATACCAAAATCCCCTGCTTTCGAGCGCAGGTTCGATGTCGAAAAGCTGATGTGGGAATTCGATTTCATGTTGGAACATTATGCTGTGGGACTGCTGGGGAACCCGCCACCCGAAGGGCTGCTTAAGAAGTTGCGAGCTGAAATGACCAGCTTGTGTACCCGGCTTGAGGCCATTACTCCCTGTTATTGCCATCGCGATTATCACAGCCGCAACCTGATGGTACGGGGCGACCAACTGGTATTGATCGATTTCCAGGACGCAAGACTGGGGCCTCCGCAATACGACCTGGTTTCACTCCTGCGAGACTCGTACCATCCACTGCCTGAATCGACAGTCCGGAAAAAAACCGAGCGCTTCCTCCAAAAAAAAGAAGCGTTGGAAAACAAGCCTATTGATCGTGAAGAATTTTTAGTCGGCTTTGATCTAATGGCCATTCAAAGAGGGCTGAAGGCAATCGGCACTTTCGCGTATCAGAAAACCGTACTAGGCAATGCACGCTACGAACCTTGTATCGCTGGCACATTGCCCAATGTTAAACATGCACTCAGTCGTCGCCCAGAACTGACGAAACTAAAAAACGCTTTGCAGGAAGCCTTACCTCCGCTTCAAAACTCAGCGGACCTCTTATGA
- the lptG gene encoding LPS export ABC transporter permease LptG, with the protein MILKRYVLKYFLQTYLLTLGALISMFLIIDCFERIDEFVSRDAPMSFLFLYYLYKIPFVFFFMAPQAVLLATVVTLATLARNNEFTAMKACGIGVTGITFPILSCSLVIAFFVVLLNEFVAPITSERMNYIYYVEVRGMESQGHLQRDNIWLRSSNGSIWNISFYDPDKSLMRGVSLLYYDEEDLYMRRRVDAELVLWNGKQWEFMNGSIRYFTSKSLNKTDFFEKETFPVLESPKDFKKIQKRPEEMSLREMYRTIKANETEGLDTHQNWVDLHQKLSYPFIAVVMALIGIPLSIRSSRTGGILFCVSVSLSIGFVFSFIYAMGISLGHGGTFNPIMATWGPCFLFICIGLYLLLTMDSERMLPI; encoded by the coding sequence ATGATTTTAAAACGTTACGTCCTGAAATATTTTCTGCAAACCTACCTGCTCACACTGGGTGCGTTGATCAGCATGTTCCTTATCATCGACTGTTTTGAGCGGATTGATGAATTTGTTTCGCGTGATGCCCCGATGTCTTTCCTGTTTTTATATTACCTGTATAAAATTCCGTTCGTGTTTTTTTTCATGGCACCGCAAGCGGTTTTGCTGGCGACTGTTGTCACCCTGGCTACTCTGGCACGCAACAATGAATTCACGGCGATGAAAGCCTGCGGTATTGGTGTTACCGGCATCACCTTCCCTATTTTGAGCTGCTCGCTTGTAATCGCATTTTTCGTGGTGTTGTTAAACGAATTCGTCGCTCCGATCACCAGCGAACGGATGAACTATATTTATTATGTCGAAGTGCGCGGGATGGAGTCACAGGGCCACCTGCAACGCGACAACATCTGGCTCCGTTCGAGTAACGGTTCTATCTGGAACATCAGTTTTTACGATCCGGACAAATCCCTGATGCGCGGTGTGAGTCTGCTCTATTACGACGAAGAGGATCTGTACATGCGTCGCCGGGTCGATGCTGAACTGGTTCTCTGGAATGGCAAACAATGGGAATTCATGAATGGTTCCATACGCTATTTCACCAGTAAAAGTCTGAACAAAACTGATTTTTTTGAAAAGGAAACCTTCCCTGTTCTGGAATCGCCCAAGGACTTCAAGAAAATACAAAAGCGCCCTGAAGAGATGAGTCTGCGCGAAATGTACCGCACAATAAAAGCCAACGAAACCGAAGGCCTGGACACGCACCAGAACTGGGTCGATTTGCACCAGAAACTATCCTACCCCTTTATCGCAGTGGTGATGGCGCTCATCGGGATACCCCTTTCCATAAGGTCCAGCCGGACCGGAGGGATCCTGTTTTGCGTTTCGGTCAGCCTTTCCATTGGTTTCGTCTTCTCCTTCATTTACGCCATGGGCATCTCGCTGGGACATGGTGGAACCTTCAATCCCATTATGGCCACGTGGGGACCGTGCTTTCTGTTCATCTGTATTGGGCTTTATCTCCTGCTCACGATGGACAGCGAACGCATGTTGCCAATATAA
- a CDS encoding Ppx/GppA family phosphatase — translation MKRFASIDLGSNTVRLLVGEQPPGSELAILREERRIIRLGEGLHKEKRLLNHRMQLAIDTLNEFRQICSEYGEVFIYAAATSAVRDASNRDEFVQKVKSETGMSLQVIPWQEEASLTLDGVLWKLSPGDDPFITFDIGGGSTEYILSRGREVLASCGTKLGVVRLTERFITHHPSDPEEHRALSEFLSDELGKVQQQLGSPPTGKLVGTAGTVTTLAALDLNIFPYDEEKIHGSTLSIKRVEELLENLKAMTLEERVKLQPLEKGREDLIIAGATVALETMRAFECDTLTVSEYALREGLLLRAQAIAAKQTT, via the coding sequence ATGAAACGATTCGCATCCATTGACCTGGGATCCAACACTGTAAGATTGCTGGTGGGCGAACAGCCGCCGGGTTCCGAACTGGCCATCCTCCGTGAGGAAAGAAGGATCATTCGCCTGGGTGAAGGACTGCACAAGGAAAAACGCCTGCTCAATCACCGCATGCAATTGGCTATCGATACCCTGAACGAGTTTCGTCAAATATGCTCGGAATATGGAGAGGTTTTTATTTATGCGGCGGCGACCAGCGCCGTTAGGGATGCCAGCAACCGCGATGAATTTGTCCAAAAGGTTAAATCAGAGACCGGAATGTCCCTCCAGGTCATCCCCTGGCAGGAAGAAGCATCCCTCACTCTCGACGGTGTCCTCTGGAAACTGTCTCCCGGAGACGACCCGTTCATCACGTTTGACATTGGAGGCGGCAGTACGGAATACATTCTGTCCAGAGGACGTGAGGTTCTCGCTTCTTGTGGCACAAAGCTGGGCGTGGTACGCCTGACCGAACGATTTATCACTCACCACCCTTCCGATCCAGAAGAACATCGGGCCCTGTCCGAATTTTTGTCGGATGAGCTGGGAAAAGTTCAGCAACAACTTGGGAGTCCACCTACAGGCAAACTGGTAGGAACTGCCGGAACCGTAACCACTCTGGCAGCTCTGGACCTGAATATTTTTCCTTATGATGAAGAAAAAATTCATGGGTCGACTCTTTCCATAAAACGGGTTGAGGAGTTGCTGGAAAATTTGAAGGCCATGACCCTTGAAGAAAGGGTGAAGTTGCAACCCCTGGAAAAGGGGCGCGAGGACCTCATCATCGCAGGGGCCACGGTGGCTCTCGAAACCATGCGGGCTTTTGAATGCGATACTTTGACAGTCAGCGAATACGCATTGAGGGAAGGGTTACTGCTCCGGGCGCAGGCCATTGCCGCAAAACAAACAACCTGA